From Myxococcales bacterium, the proteins below share one genomic window:
- a CDS encoding molybdopterin molybdotransferase MoeA, whose protein sequence is MSLLSFEDATERLLALATRTGPTAERIPLDDADGRVLAEDVTARVDTPAFDHSTMDGYAVLAETIAQGGASLEVHGESRAGHPVPPLARGTTMRIFTGARLPEGADAVVMQENVTVSSGRASFSERPAVGTAVRYRASDLRVGDVALRRGSRLGPADLALAATCDVGAVTVARRPRVTVLTNGDELRSPGSEGPAGTLPESNGIAIATMARRAGAVVTRGATLPDDRAVVAKALDEALASADLVITIGGVSVGDHDVIKGALADAGVTLDFWRVAIKPGKPLAVGSRGAAIVLGLPGNPASAMVTFGLFGVPLVRALAGDFAPRPLPRPAVLGHALAHEPGRMELVRARVETEGTKRVARAVKHQASGAGIGMSVANALVVVPRESRGLDEGAVVETYPFEELCL, encoded by the coding sequence CGCCGAGCGCATCCCCCTCGACGACGCCGACGGCAGAGTCCTCGCCGAGGACGTGACCGCGCGTGTCGACACCCCGGCGTTCGATCACTCGACCATGGACGGGTATGCCGTGCTCGCCGAGACGATCGCTCAAGGCGGCGCGTCGCTCGAGGTCCACGGCGAGAGCCGCGCGGGTCACCCCGTGCCGCCGCTCGCCCGAGGGACGACGATGCGCATCTTCACGGGCGCGAGGCTCCCGGAGGGCGCCGACGCCGTGGTCATGCAAGAGAACGTGACCGTGAGCTCCGGGCGCGCATCGTTCTCCGAGCGCCCCGCCGTCGGCACGGCCGTACGCTACCGCGCGAGCGATCTTCGCGTAGGGGACGTCGCGCTCCGGCGAGGCTCGAGGCTCGGCCCCGCCGATCTCGCCCTCGCGGCGACCTGCGACGTCGGCGCGGTCACGGTGGCGCGCCGCCCTCGGGTCACCGTGCTCACGAACGGCGACGAGCTCCGCAGCCCAGGGAGCGAAGGCCCCGCGGGGACCCTCCCCGAGAGCAACGGGATCGCGATCGCGACCATGGCGCGGCGCGCGGGCGCGGTGGTCACACGAGGCGCGACCTTGCCCGACGATCGCGCCGTCGTCGCGAAGGCCCTCGACGAGGCGCTCGCGTCGGCCGACCTCGTGATCACGATCGGCGGAGTGAGCGTGGGCGACCACGACGTCATCAAGGGCGCGCTCGCCGACGCGGGTGTCACGCTCGATTTCTGGCGCGTCGCCATCAAGCCAGGAAAGCCCCTCGCGGTCGGCTCGCGTGGGGCCGCCATCGTGCTCGGATTGCCTGGAAATCCAGCCTCGGCGATGGTCACGTTCGGGCTCTTCGGCGTCCCGCTCGTGCGCGCGCTCGCGGGGGACTTCGCGCCTCGGCCCCTCCCTCGGCCCGCCGTTCTCGGGCACGCGCTCGCCCACGAGCCCGGACGCATGGAGCTCGTGCGTGCACGCGTCGAGACCGAAGGCACGAAGCGCGTCGCGCGAGCCGTGAAACACCAAGCGAGCGGCGCCGGAATCGGCATGAGCGTGGCCAACGCGCTCGTGGTCGTGCCCCGCGAGAGCCGCGGCCTCGACGAAGGCGCCGTCGTCGAGACCTACCCCTTCGAGGAGCTCTGTCTATGA
- the moaC gene encoding cyclic pyranopterin monophosphate synthase MoaC codes for MTEKLTHVDERGAMRMVDVGDKEVTSRLAMARAVVTMEASTARLLRDGKTPKGDVLAAVRLAGIMGAKNTSTIVPLCHPIALSKVEVEVEVGRASATITTRVRCEGKTGVEMEALTAASAAALCLYDMLKAKDRGMTFEVALLHKEGGKSGVFTRAASTKKGAPRKGTR; via the coding sequence ATGACCGAGAAGCTCACCCACGTCGACGAACGCGGCGCGATGCGCATGGTCGACGTCGGCGACAAGGAGGTCACCTCGCGCCTCGCCATGGCGCGCGCCGTAGTCACCATGGAAGCCTCGACGGCGAGGCTCCTCCGTGACGGCAAAACGCCGAAGGGCGACGTGCTCGCGGCCGTGCGCCTCGCGGGCATCATGGGAGCAAAAAACACGAGCACTATCGTACCCTTGTGCCACCCCATCGCGCTGTCCAAGGTCGAGGTCGAGGTCGAGGTAGGGAGGGCCTCGGCGACCATCACGACGCGCGTGCGGTGCGAGGGGAAGACGGGCGTCGAGATGGAGGCCCTCACCGCCGCGAGCGCCGCGGCCCTTTGCCTCTACGACATGCTCAAGGCCAAGGACCGCGGCATGACGTTCGAGGTCGCGCTGCTCCACAAAGAGGGCGGCAAGAGCGGCGTCTTCACGCGCGCTGCGAGCACGAAAAAGGGCGCACCGCGAAAGGGCACACGATGA
- a CDS encoding molybdenum cofactor biosynthesis protein MoaB, with product MLRVATVTVSDTRHEGNDRSGAALRAGLGAFSLTPHRLVTDDPDRIREALGLLVDEGHDAVVLTGGTGIAPRDVTVETLTAFVDRPLDGFGEAFRRISWDAIGPRALLSRATAGVRGKTLIFAVPGSPRAAALGARLVCDLLPHAHEVLAGQPHAEVP from the coding sequence GTGCTTCGGGTCGCGACGGTGACGGTGAGCGACACGCGGCACGAGGGCAACGATCGATCGGGGGCGGCGCTGCGCGCGGGTCTCGGGGCGTTCTCCCTCACGCCCCACCGCCTCGTGACCGACGATCCCGACCGCATCCGCGAGGCGCTCGGTCTCCTCGTCGACGAAGGCCACGACGCCGTCGTCTTGACGGGAGGCACGGGCATCGCGCCGCGGGACGTCACGGTCGAGACCCTCACCGCCTTCGTCGATCGCCCCCTCGACGGGTTCGGCGAGGCCTTCCGCCGCATCTCGTGGGACGCGATCGGACCGCGGGCGCTCCTCTCACGCGCCACGGCGGGAGTCCGCGGAAAGACTCTCATTTTCGCCGTCCCGGGCAGCCCTCGGGCCGCGGCGCTCGGGGCGCGCCTCGTGTGCGATCTGCTCCCTCACGCGCACGAGGTGCTCGCGGGGCAACCTCACGCGGAGGTCCCATGA
- the moaD gene encoding molybdopterin converting factor subunit 1, giving the protein MKVSVLFFAVTRDLAGTSEASLDVPGGAPTVADLVVTLEAEYPELRGRMGSVRIAKNERFAKPDEALHEGDVIALVPPVSGG; this is encoded by the coding sequence ATGAAGGTGTCCGTCCTCTTCTTCGCCGTCACCCGCGATCTGGCCGGCACCTCCGAGGCGAGCCTGGACGTGCCCGGCGGTGCGCCCACCGTCGCCGACCTCGTCGTCACGCTCGAGGCCGAGTACCCCGAGCTCCGCGGGCGTATGGGCTCGGTCCGCATCGCGAAGAACGAGCGCTTCGCCAAGCCGGACGAGGCCCTCCACGAAGGAGACGTCATCGCCCTCGTCCCTCCCGTGTCCGGAGGATGA
- a CDS encoding radical SAM protein, translating to MRALPVLDAPKANRADPRSVRLSLTDRCDLACVYCRPDKRDGYFEETLDLAAFTALLRGLHAGGVRRVRITGGEPLLSPLVVDAVRAIRDVGFEDVALTTNATRLSRLAEPLLEAGLQRLNVSLDTLDETRFERITRGGKLATVLAGIEAMVALPFAEKKLNVVVVRGENDDELESLTRFAWARGITPRFLEVMAIGEGANLSHKVVSYAEQRARLAHLLEDDRPERDLDRGPARYVRARKAFGPQRVGFITGTTDTYCDGCDRLRVAADGTLRPCLAKNEGVSAADEAARGDVEAVRRRLTEAWEMKPDGETFRGCTEPSAREVSIRKIGG from the coding sequence GTGCGCGCGCTCCCCGTCCTCGACGCCCCGAAGGCGAACCGCGCCGACCCACGCTCGGTGCGCCTCTCGCTCACGGACCGATGCGATTTGGCGTGCGTCTACTGCCGGCCCGACAAACGCGACGGCTACTTCGAAGAGACCTTGGACCTCGCCGCGTTCACGGCGCTCTTGCGCGGCCTCCACGCCGGGGGCGTGCGGAGGGTGCGCATCACGGGCGGCGAGCCGCTCCTCTCTCCCCTCGTCGTCGATGCGGTTCGCGCCATTCGGGACGTCGGCTTCGAGGACGTCGCCCTCACCACGAACGCGACGCGCCTCTCGAGGCTCGCCGAGCCGCTCCTCGAGGCCGGTCTCCAACGGCTCAACGTATCGCTCGACACGCTCGACGAGACACGGTTCGAGCGCATCACGCGCGGAGGCAAGCTCGCCACGGTGCTCGCCGGCATCGAGGCGATGGTCGCCCTCCCCTTCGCCGAGAAGAAGCTCAACGTGGTGGTGGTCCGCGGCGAGAACGACGACGAGCTCGAGAGCCTCACGCGTTTCGCGTGGGCGCGCGGGATAACGCCTCGGTTCCTCGAGGTGATGGCGATCGGCGAAGGTGCGAACCTCTCGCACAAGGTGGTCTCGTACGCGGAGCAACGCGCTCGCCTCGCCCACTTGCTGGAGGACGACCGCCCGGAGCGCGATTTGGACCGCGGCCCCGCGCGCTACGTCCGCGCGCGCAAAGCCTTCGGGCCGCAGCGCGTGGGCTTCATCACCGGCACGACCGACACCTACTGCGACGGGTGCGACCGGCTAAGGGTCGCGGCCGACGGCACACTTCGGCCCTGTCTCGCCAAGAACGAAGGGGTCTCGGCCGCCGACGAGGCCGCGCGCGGCGATGTCGAGGCGGTACGGCGTCGCCTCACCGAAGCCTGGGAAATGAAGCCCGACGGCGAGACCTTCCGCGGGTGCACCGAGCCCTCGGCGCGCGAGGTCTCGATCCGCAAGATCGGCGGTTGA
- a CDS encoding DNA mismatch repair protein MutS — translation MDEPEGPSSLYEARKAERARTAAQLGSRANLVSTARVVTFLGAVVGVGLIVGGKLPSLAWVGPLGFLAGFFVLVVSHARILEALERAEAAVRYFEGGLARLAGDWKRDTGAGERFSKEAAEHPYADDLDLFGRGSLFQLVDRTATRKGEALLASWLLGALDDELPARTRERQEAIRELSRLHDLREKLAVSGAMLGDDKPDPSPFGAWAAEIHKNDAGPGLRAAAFLVPLATLTLLVLGQLHVVPMGVFAVPLVVGLVLTRSFRSRADKALAAASSKESALGRYGEMLSRIEGASFSSKALVALRAVLVSEGGVSATTEMKRLGRIVGFVDARENEFFRIFVSPVLLWDVHCAIALEAWRARVGASAPSWFSALSEMEASASLATFAFENPGFAYPELAEEPVFEAKKLGHPLLAPGKRVGNDVSLSGRGASLVVTGSNMSGKSTLLRALGTNAVLARTGAPVCAERLVIGRFVVATSMRVRDSLDEGVSRFYAELKKLKIVLDLARRTKGSEVCAFFLLDEILHGTNTRERLIGARALVNELVACGASGAVSTHDLALGDLEQEHAGKVRNVHFEEQVDGETMTFDYALRQGVVQSSNALRLMRIVGLDVIVPDDRP, via the coding sequence ATGGATGAACCCGAGGGCCCGAGCTCGCTCTACGAAGCGCGAAAGGCCGAACGTGCTCGAACGGCGGCGCAGCTCGGCTCCCGCGCGAATCTCGTGTCCACGGCGCGCGTCGTGACCTTCCTCGGGGCCGTGGTCGGCGTCGGCCTCATCGTCGGGGGCAAGCTCCCGAGCCTCGCGTGGGTGGGGCCGCTCGGCTTCCTCGCCGGGTTCTTCGTGCTCGTCGTCTCGCACGCTCGGATCCTCGAGGCGCTCGAGCGTGCCGAGGCGGCCGTGCGCTACTTCGAGGGCGGGCTCGCGCGCCTCGCGGGGGACTGGAAACGCGACACCGGCGCCGGAGAGCGCTTCTCGAAAGAGGCCGCCGAGCACCCGTACGCGGACGACCTCGATCTCTTCGGTCGGGGCTCTCTCTTCCAGCTCGTCGATCGCACGGCGACCCGAAAGGGCGAGGCGCTCCTCGCGTCGTGGCTCCTCGGCGCGCTCGACGACGAGCTCCCGGCGCGCACGCGCGAGCGCCAAGAGGCGATCCGCGAGCTCTCTCGGCTCCACGACCTCCGCGAGAAGCTCGCCGTGTCGGGGGCCATGCTCGGGGACGACAAACCCGATCCTTCCCCCTTCGGCGCGTGGGCGGCCGAGATCCACAAGAACGACGCGGGGCCCGGCCTCCGCGCCGCGGCGTTCCTCGTGCCACTCGCCACCCTCACGTTGCTCGTGCTCGGGCAGCTCCATGTCGTGCCGATGGGCGTCTTCGCGGTGCCCCTCGTCGTGGGCCTCGTGCTCACGCGGAGCTTCCGTTCCCGGGCCGACAAGGCCCTCGCCGCGGCTTCGTCCAAGGAGAGCGCGCTCGGTCGGTACGGCGAGATGCTCTCGCGCATCGAGGGGGCGTCGTTCTCGTCGAAAGCGCTCGTCGCGCTGCGCGCGGTGCTCGTGTCCGAGGGCGGCGTGAGCGCCACCACCGAAATGAAGCGCCTCGGTCGCATCGTCGGCTTCGTCGACGCGCGCGAGAACGAGTTTTTTCGGATCTTCGTCTCGCCCGTCCTCCTATGGGACGTGCACTGCGCCATCGCGCTCGAGGCGTGGCGTGCCCGCGTGGGGGCCTCCGCGCCCTCGTGGTTCTCGGCGCTCTCCGAGATGGAAGCGTCCGCGAGCCTCGCGACGTTCGCGTTCGAGAACCCCGGGTTCGCATACCCCGAGCTCGCCGAGGAGCCCGTCTTCGAGGCGAAGAAGCTCGGTCATCCGCTCCTCGCTCCGGGGAAGCGTGTCGGCAACGACGTGTCTCTCTCCGGTCGTGGCGCCTCCCTCGTCGTGACCGGGTCCAACATGTCCGGGAAATCGACGCTCCTCCGCGCCCTCGGCACGAACGCCGTCCTCGCCCGGACCGGGGCGCCCGTGTGCGCCGAGCGCCTCGTCATCGGTCGCTTCGTGGTCGCGACGAGCATGCGCGTCCGTGACTCGCTCGACGAGGGGGTGTCGCGCTTCTACGCCGAGCTGAAGAAGCTCAAGATCGTGCTCGACCTGGCGCGACGGACGAAGGGCTCGGAGGTCTGCGCGTTCTTCTTGCTCGACGAGATCCTGCACGGGACCAACACCCGTGAGCGCCTCATCGGCGCGCGCGCCCTCGTGAACGAGCTCGTCGCGTGCGGGGCTTCGGGGGCCGTCTCCACCCACGATCTCGCGCTCGGCGACCTCGAGCAGGAGCACGCGGGCAAGGTCAGGAACGTGCACTTCGAAGAGCAGGTCGACGGCGAGACGATGACGTTCGACTACGCTCTCCGGCAGGGGGTCGTGCAGAGCTCGAACGCCCTGCGCCTCATGCGGATCGTCGGGCTCGACGTGATCGTCCCCGACGACCGCCCCTGA
- a CDS encoding S9 family peptidase codes for MNRRSLAKLAALALPLLACEGAHKPLVVAPPTTAKVDESLPLASRSPELFSGSAVFSGAGRAGLDRFDPFAELEDAESEATKKRTAEENARTRAYLDKVPGRDAFRNDIQKFLQVGTLSAPAVRKAPSGKLRYFHTKREGAQNQSTLYVRDGRDGKDRVLIDVSALAQDGTVALDWWYPSRDGRLVAWGRSENGSEESVLHVRDVDTGKDLPLAIDRTRHASVAWKPDGSGFYYSRYPEKGTVPAGDEKYGSKIYFHAMGADPKDDTLVFGEGRDKLDVPQVSISSDGKWLVFHVHMGWDKNELFVRSATQPNAKTIPVAVGKRARFSAIARPEGLFVQTNDGAPTYALYQVSYADLAAGKGRESWKTVIPEARETLEDVVVTKKEIVVTYLKDAETEVVRFGRDGARKGEVALPPATTASLAVGLDGEEIFVRHDSYARPPKVEVLGDSALAPWDRVGAGFSADDVEVVRLFATSKDGTKIPLFVVSKGPLKHDAKAPTVLYGYGGFNVNQTPQYSARVMSVLSRGGVWAHAILRGGGEYGEAWHAAGMLDKKQNVFDDYYACAEKLVAEKITSRESLGAMGGSNGGLLVAVAITQRPELFRAGLSLVPLTDMLRFHKFRIGKLWIPEYGDPDEPKARAVLESYSPYHHVKAGTRYPSVLFTTAESDSRVDPMHARKMAARLRAAQADATRPVLLRVETKAGHGAGKPVGKLADEMADELSFLLNELGTAP; via the coding sequence ATGAACCGACGGTCCTTGGCCAAGCTCGCCGCCCTCGCGCTCCCCCTGCTCGCGTGCGAGGGCGCTCACAAACCTCTCGTGGTGGCGCCTCCCACGACCGCCAAGGTGGACGAGTCGCTCCCCCTCGCGTCGCGGTCGCCCGAGCTCTTCTCCGGCAGCGCGGTCTTCTCGGGCGCGGGCCGAGCAGGCCTCGACCGGTTCGATCCCTTCGCGGAGCTCGAGGACGCGGAGAGCGAGGCCACGAAGAAGCGCACCGCGGAAGAGAACGCCCGCACGCGTGCTTACCTCGACAAGGTCCCCGGGCGCGACGCTTTCCGTAACGATATCCAGAAGTTCCTTCAGGTAGGTACGCTGTCGGCCCCGGCCGTGCGCAAGGCCCCGTCGGGCAAGCTCCGGTACTTCCACACGAAGCGCGAGGGCGCTCAGAACCAATCCACGCTGTACGTGCGCGACGGGCGTGACGGCAAAGACCGCGTGCTCATCGACGTCTCGGCGCTCGCGCAAGACGGCACCGTCGCGCTCGACTGGTGGTACCCCTCGCGGGACGGTCGGCTCGTCGCGTGGGGTCGCAGCGAGAACGGTAGCGAAGAGAGCGTGCTCCACGTGCGCGACGTCGACACGGGCAAGGATCTGCCGCTCGCGATCGACCGCACGCGCCACGCCTCGGTCGCGTGGAAGCCCGACGGCTCCGGCTTCTACTACTCGCGCTACCCCGAGAAGGGCACCGTGCCCGCGGGCGACGAGAAATACGGTTCGAAGATCTACTTCCACGCGATGGGCGCCGATCCGAAGGACGACACCCTCGTCTTCGGGGAGGGCCGCGACAAGCTCGACGTCCCGCAGGTGAGCATCAGCTCCGATGGCAAGTGGCTCGTCTTCCACGTGCACATGGGGTGGGACAAAAACGAGCTCTTCGTGCGCTCGGCCACGCAGCCGAACGCGAAGACGATCCCGGTGGCCGTCGGAAAGCGCGCGCGTTTTTCGGCCATCGCACGCCCCGAGGGGCTCTTCGTGCAGACGAACGACGGCGCGCCGACCTACGCGCTCTACCAGGTCTCGTACGCCGACCTCGCCGCCGGCAAAGGGCGAGAGTCGTGGAAGACCGTGATCCCCGAGGCGCGAGAGACCCTCGAGGACGTCGTCGTCACCAAGAAAGAAATCGTCGTCACGTACCTGAAGGACGCCGAGACCGAGGTCGTCCGCTTCGGTCGCGACGGCGCGCGAAAAGGCGAGGTCGCGCTCCCCCCTGCGACGACGGCGTCCCTCGCCGTGGGCCTCGACGGCGAGGAGATCTTCGTTCGACACGACAGCTACGCCAGGCCTCCGAAGGTCGAGGTGCTCGGGGACTCCGCGCTCGCCCCGTGGGATCGCGTGGGAGCCGGCTTCTCGGCCGACGACGTCGAGGTCGTGCGCCTCTTCGCCACCTCGAAGGACGGCACGAAGATTCCGCTCTTCGTCGTCTCCAAGGGGCCGCTCAAGCACGACGCGAAGGCCCCGACGGTGCTCTACGGGTACGGGGGCTTCAACGTGAACCAGACCCCGCAGTACAGCGCGCGTGTGATGAGCGTGCTCTCGCGTGGTGGGGTGTGGGCGCACGCCATCTTGCGCGGCGGGGGAGAGTACGGCGAGGCGTGGCACGCCGCCGGGATGCTCGACAAGAAGCAGAACGTCTTCGACGACTACTACGCGTGCGCCGAGAAGCTCGTCGCCGAGAAGATCACCTCGAGGGAGTCGCTCGGCGCGATGGGCGGCTCGAACGGCGGCCTGCTCGTGGCCGTCGCGATCACGCAGCGGCCCGAGCTCTTTCGCGCGGGGCTCTCGCTCGTGCCCCTCACCGACATGCTCCGCTTCCACAAATTCCGCATCGGCAAGCTCTGGATCCCCGAGTACGGCGATCCCGACGAGCCCAAGGCGCGCGCCGTCCTCGAGTCGTACTCGCCGTACCATCACGTGAAGGCGGGCACGCGGTACCCCTCGGTGCTCTTCACGACCGCCGAGAGCGACTCGCGTGTCGACCCGATGCACGCGCGCAAGATGGCCGCGCGCCTCCGTGCGGCCCAAGCGGACGCGACCCGACCGGTCCTGCTTCGTGTCGAGACGAAGGCGGGCCACGGCGCCGGAAAACCCGTGGGCAAGCTCGCCGACGAGATGGCCGACGAGCTCTCGTTCCTCCTGAACGAGCTCGGGACGGCCCCCTGA
- the surE gene encoding 5'/3'-nucleotidase SurE: MRPLVLLSNDDGYESKALHAMRDALVAHGADVVTVAPATEQSATSHSLSLHRPLRARHHADGVHSLDGTPADCVYIALHAGTRFLPRRPDLVVSGINRGLNLGQDVFYSGTVAAAREGALRGIPAFATSAHVLADIPRIADLSARLALALVGVTTPSGRAPLLSLNAPEVWNGDIRVARLGARIYDELVDIRQDPRGRDYFWLGGPGVRHDPDPGSDTEAYDAGAVTLTSLLLDLTSAPDTGFVEGIVAKTHP; encoded by the coding sequence ATGCGCCCCCTCGTGCTCCTCTCGAACGACGACGGCTACGAATCGAAGGCCCTCCACGCCATGCGCGACGCGCTCGTCGCCCACGGAGCCGACGTGGTCACGGTCGCGCCCGCCACCGAGCAGAGCGCCACGAGCCACTCCTTGAGCCTTCATCGGCCGCTCCGGGCGCGCCATCACGCGGACGGCGTCCACTCGCTCGACGGCACCCCCGCCGACTGCGTCTACATCGCCCTCCATGCGGGGACGCGGTTTCTTCCGCGGAGGCCCGACCTCGTCGTGTCGGGCATCAACCGTGGCCTGAACCTCGGGCAAGACGTGTTCTATTCGGGCACCGTCGCCGCGGCGCGCGAGGGAGCTCTCCGAGGCATCCCGGCATTCGCCACGAGCGCCCACGTGCTCGCCGACATCCCCCGCATCGCGGACCTCTCGGCGCGCCTCGCCCTCGCCCTTGTCGGCGTGACCACACCGTCGGGGCGGGCCCCGCTCCTGTCCCTGAACGCCCCCGAGGTCTGGAACGGAGACATCCGGGTCGCGCGCCTCGGCGCCCGCATCTACGACGAGCTCGTCGACATTCGCCAGGACCCTCGCGGGCGCGACTACTTCTGGCTCGGTGGCCCCGGCGTGCGCCACGACCCGGACCCCGGCAGCGACACCGAGGCCTACGACGCGGGCGCCGTCACGCTGACGTCTCTCCTACTCGACCTCACCTCGGCGCCCGACACGGGCTTCGTCGAGGGCATCGTGGCGAAGACCCACCCCTGA
- a CDS encoding aldehyde dehydrogenase family protein: MSQAELFPTTSPADGSSLDDVSASSPDDVEKALAKAREAQEAWGALDVEERTKALAPLAKRILESAEETAKLVRLETGKPEVEALLGEVLASADVATHWGQAAADLFEPEEIELDPIAYPKKYGFIHRVARGVVAVVMPWNFPFALPLRAIVPALLAGNAVVFKPSEVTPRTGALIQKLLKGLVPEGVFQVVQGGRELGAALVAGGVDAVVFTGSPQAGRKVAAVCAEKLVPCALELGGKDAAIVLEDAELERAANGLLWAAMMNGGQNCGAVERVYVVEKVAEALKTKIVAAAKGLEEGRDYGPLTTDAQRAVVRRHLEDAKEKGAKLLSGSFDVSDERAQSGAAPCVKPTVLEVDTDDMLLMRDETFGPVLPIRVVKDEAEALKLANASKYGLTASVWTKDSERGEALAKKLRAGVVTVNAHGFSGAIPAAPWTGVGESGFGVTGSHFALDICSRPKLVLVDENRAKRELYWYPYTPVLRAVAMALVLARGGATSIGARIGAIFTLLSALPKRLFGG; this comes from the coding sequence GTGAGCCAAGCCGAACTTTTTCCCACGACGAGCCCCGCCGACGGATCCTCGCTCGACGACGTGTCCGCGTCGTCCCCGGACGACGTCGAGAAGGCGCTCGCGAAGGCGAGGGAGGCCCAAGAGGCCTGGGGCGCGCTCGACGTCGAAGAGCGCACGAAGGCCCTCGCGCCCCTCGCCAAGCGAATCCTCGAGTCCGCCGAGGAGACCGCGAAGCTCGTGCGCCTCGAGACGGGCAAGCCCGAGGTGGAGGCCCTCCTCGGCGAGGTGCTCGCTTCGGCCGACGTCGCCACGCACTGGGGGCAGGCCGCGGCCGACCTCTTCGAGCCCGAGGAGATCGAGCTCGATCCGATCGCCTACCCGAAAAAGTACGGCTTCATCCACAGGGTCGCGCGCGGCGTCGTCGCCGTCGTCATGCCGTGGAATTTCCCGTTCGCGCTGCCCCTTCGCGCGATCGTGCCGGCGCTCCTCGCGGGCAACGCGGTCGTCTTCAAGCCGAGCGAGGTCACGCCGCGCACCGGCGCCCTCATCCAAAAGCTCCTGAAGGGGCTCGTCCCCGAAGGGGTCTTCCAGGTCGTCCAGGGCGGGCGTGAGCTCGGCGCCGCGCTCGTCGCGGGAGGCGTCGACGCCGTGGTCTTCACGGGGAGCCCGCAGGCCGGCCGAAAGGTCGCGGCCGTCTGCGCCGAGAAGCTCGTGCCCTGCGCGCTCGAGCTCGGTGGAAAAGATGCGGCCATCGTTCTCGAGGACGCCGAGCTCGAGCGCGCGGCGAACGGCCTCTTGTGGGCGGCCATGATGAACGGCGGGCAGAACTGCGGCGCGGTCGAGCGTGTGTACGTGGTGGAGAAGGTCGCCGAAGCCCTCAAGACCAAGATCGTCGCGGCGGCGAAGGGTCTCGAAGAAGGTCGCGACTACGGGCCCCTCACGACCGACGCGCAGCGCGCCGTCGTGCGTCGTCACCTCGAGGACGCAAAAGAGAAGGGCGCCAAGCTCCTGTCCGGCTCGTTCGACGTGAGCGACGAGAGGGCCCAGTCCGGCGCGGCCCCGTGTGTGAAGCCGACGGTGCTCGAGGTCGACACCGACGACATGCTCCTCATGCGCGACGAGACGTTCGGTCCCGTGCTCCCGATCCGCGTCGTGAAGGACGAGGCCGAGGCCCTCAAGCTCGCGAACGCCTCGAAATACGGGCTCACCGCGAGCGTGTGGACGAAAGACTCCGAACGCGGCGAGGCCCTCGCGAAGAAGCTCCGCGCGGGCGTCGTGACCGTGAACGCCCACGGGTTCTCGGGGGCGATCCCCGCGGCGCCGTGGACGGGCGTGGGCGAGTCCGGCTTCGGCGTGACGGGATCGCACTTCGCGCTCGACATCTGCTCGCGTCCGAAGCTCGTCCTCGTCGACGAGAACCGCGCGAAACGTGAGCTCTACTGGTACCCGTACACGCCCGTGCTCCGCGCGGTCGCCATGGCCCTCGTGCTCGCGCGCGGTGGCGCCACGTCGATCGGCGCGCGTATCGGGGCCATTTTCACGCTGCTCTCGGCCCTCCCCAAGCGCCTCTTCGGCGGCTGA